The Leptospiraceae bacterium genome includes the window CGAAAAAAGATTTTATCAGAAAGTAAGAGATTTGCTTTCGCTAAGCAGCGACTACGATGCCACAGACAAAGCGACTCAAATGTTCTTTGCAGAAACACAAAACAAACTGCTCTTTGCCGTAACTCATAAAACAGCTGCCGAATTAATAGCCTCAAGAGCAGATGCTAGTGCGCCCAACATGGCCCTTACTTCCTGGCAGGGTAATAAAGTTAGAAAACAGGATATTATCATTGCTAAAAACTATCTCAAGAAAGATGAAATAGACACCCTAAATAGATTAACCATTATCTTTTTGGAGACCGCAGAACTTCGGGTAAAAGAAAGAAAGGATATCACTCTGGATTTTTGGAGAGATAATGTAAATAAGATATTAGAGCTGAACGACAAAGAGGTTTTGAAAAATGTTGGCTCGGTATCCAGCAAAGAAATGGAGAAACAGGTGAAGCTCATCTATGAAGAGTTTGACCAAAAAAGAAAAACTTTTGAAGCCCAACAATCCGATTTAGACGACTTAAAAAATATTGAAGAGAAAATAAAGAGGAAAAAATGAGCAAAGAACTATTTATAAAAGTAGGATTTACGGTTATGGGAACAGAAACCGACAAACTACCACAATTCAATAGTTTAAGAGAATTGCAGGATTTTATCAGGGCAAATAATCTAGATGACCCCGAAACGCTCGAAAATCATAGTAATCCCTTAATCAAAAAAATCATAGTACAGACACTTTTGACCTTACCCGTTGACGAAAAAGTAAACGGCTACGGGCTAAACTTTGTAGGTAGAAATTTTGCCAGGGCAAAATACGCGCAAAAAACCGAAAAAGAATTACGCCTGAATCGTTCGTTGAGCGTAGCCGAAACGAACACCCAAAATTTGGTGCTGAAAGGCGATAATTTGGACAGCCTGAAAATACTGAAAAGCCATTACACAGGAAAGATAAAATGTATCTACATAGACCCGCCTTACAATACCACGAGCGATGAATTTGTTTATCCCGATAAGTTTGACAAAGAAGAAGCCGAAGTGTTGGGATTGGCAAACCTAAGCGATGACGACTTTGCACGGATGGATTTTAGCTTTAAAACTAAAAAGAGCCATAATGGTTGGCTAGCATTTATGTATCCACGTTTGTTATTAGCAAGAGATTTATTGAGTAAAGATGGAGTGATTTTTATAAGTATAGATGACAATGAACAAGCCAATTTGAAATTACTTTGTGATGATGTTTTTGGAGAAGAGAATTTTGTGGCGAATTTAATTTGGGAGCGTGCATTTTCGCCTAAAAATGACGCAAAATTTATTTCAAATAGCCATGATTATGTTTTGATGTTTGCTAAAAGTATTAATGATTTTGACATAGGGAGGCTGAACCGAACCGACGAAGCTAATGCTCGTTATTCAAACCCCGATAATGATCCTCGTGGTGTATGGATGTCTAGTGATATTTCTGTAAAAACATACAATGCAGAAAATGATTATCCAATAACAACACCATCTGGGCGTGTAATAGAGCCTCCAGCAGCGCGCTGCTGGAGTCTCTCGAAAAACGCGTTTTTCGAGAGACTCCAAGATAATCGAATTTGGTTTGGAGCAGATGGTAATGGAGTACCTAGAATCAAACGTTTTCTTGCAGAATTAAAATTTGATGGTATGGCTCCAACTTCTATATTGGCTCATAAGGATGTTGGTCACAGCCAAGAAGGGGCAAAAGAGGTGGTTTCTCTCTTTGAGGATAAAGCATCTTTTGACGGACCTAAGCCAGTGAGACTTTTGAAAAGATTATTAACTCTTGCAAATACAGAAGACAATAGCATCATCCTTGACTTTTTTGCAGGTTCAGGCACCACAGGTCACGCAGTAATGCAACTCAATGCAGAAGATGCTTCGACAGGCTCAGCACCCGGCAACCGTAAATTCATATTGTGCCAGATAGACGAACCAATCAAAGAGGACAAACCGGCTTATAAATTTTGCATTGATAATAATTTACCACCGGTAATTTCGAGCATTACCATAGAACGCCTTAAACGTGCAGGAAAAAAAATTGCCAAAGAAATAGAAGAAGCAAACAACAAAAATGCAGGTAAACTGCAATTCGACAATTCGGACACTGAGCGCAGTCGAAGTGCTGATATTGGTTTTAAAGTGTTCGACAGTGTTGAAGCCCCCAAGTTGAAAGTAGATGAAACAGGTCAAATTTCAATTGAGATAAAAGAAAGCGATGCTTTAAGCCGTATTTACAATATGATTTTCACCGTTGGTTTAGACGAGCCAACACAAGTTCCAGAAGAAGTAGTAAAAGATTGCATTTACAAAATCGGCAACCATTATTACATCACCAACAGCGAGCGTATTACCAATGATGATTTTTCAGACGTTATTAATGCTTCGATACGCTCAGCAGGTAAAGTATTCATTGACGGTTGGACAGCCAGCCTAAACGGAACATTACAGAACTATAAAGAGGATGTGAAGATTGTGTTTTAATATATACCCCAACTTCCCATAATTTAGATTATGTCGCATTTTCTATTTGCCATGAAATACTGATTTAGTTTTATGTTACATAGAGTACATCGTATTTTATGTTTATTCTAAAATGTTTAAAGACTTGCAGAATCAGAATTTTTTTTCCATTCTTGCGACTGCACTATAACACTCTACCATGGGTTGGTGCGATCTGTACGATTTTTTTCAGTGTGTCTATCTTTTTCTTTTCTTTGCAAACCTACGCAAATCAAAAACTAAAACCATTAAAAATCGGAGACGACCTGAATTTTGAAGGAATATCTCCCAAGGCAAAGCACCAATTTCTAAAATTTATCACACTCGACGGATTTAGATTGTCTGCCGATTTTTACAAAAGTGTTTCTAAAGAAAGAGGTACTTTCGTAATTGTGCCCGACCTTCATGACGGAACATATCAAAGCGTGAAAATTTTTGCAGAGAAAATGGTTGAACACTTCAATGTTATCATCCTCTACCCAAGAGGACACGTCAACTCCGAAGAATTTTTAGGCACAAGAAAATTCTCTCTCGACTTAGTAAAAACTAAAAAAGATTCATTTCAGTTTATTAAAGACTACAAAGCAATCCTTGAAATCATTCAAGACAGAAAAGGGGAACTCGGTGTAGAAACAAATAAATGTATTTTTGTGACAGGGAGATTTCACTCCAATTTAATTGTAACTGAAATTTTAGAAGGTGTGAGTGGCTTAGTTTTACTATCCGCAAGAAAAGAATTTTACAAAACTCCGACAAGTGAGCACATATCTAAATTGAATCAATTACCGATACTTATTCTTGCGGATAAATATCGAGAATCAGAATTGAAAGAAGCCTTCCAGCCTATCCAAAATTCAAAAATACAGATGGAGTTTTTTGAAAAAATAGGAAATGGGTTTTCAATACTATTAAAAAGACCGGACACCATGACCACTATTCAAAATTTTGCAGAAAGTATTCAATGAAATTTTTAAGACTCTTACTTTTCATATATCTTTTTTGCACACTCACTATAAAAGCCCAAGAACAGCCAGTACGGAATGTGAAGATATTGGTAGGAGGGGACGTTATGTTCAATTGGGGAATCCAAGAACTCAAGACAAGGAAGGGTAATAACGCACCCCTAATTCAATTGAAAGAAATTTTTCAAGAGGCAGATTTTAGAGCAATCAATTTAGAAACCCCTGTAATCAAGAAAGCTTCTTCCGATGAGAGCAAGTCCTATGTGTTTTATTCCAAAGAAGAAGACTTGCTTTCCTTAAAAGAAATTGGAGTCGATCTGGTTTTTCTCGGAAACAACCATTCTATGGACTATGGAATAAAAGGGTTAAAAGAAACCTTTGAGCATCTGTCCAAATTGAATTTTTTGTATGCAGGAGCCGGAAAAAATTTAGAAGAAGCATCCACTCCTATCACCGTGAAAATCAACGAAATTCCTTTTCAGTTTATATCTGTAAGCATGGTTGGAGAATCCAGACTTTTTGCCCAAAAAAAAAGAGGTGGTATTGCACCTTGGCAAAAAAAATTTTTACAAAATAAAAGAAAAGACACATCCACAAAAATTTTTTCTATTCACTGGGGAGAAGAATACCGCCCTGCCCCCTACCCTTCTCAAGTCACCTTAGCTCATTCGCTTATTGATTCGGGATTTAAAGTAGTAGTCGGACACCACCCTCATATTCCTCAAGCAATAGAAAAATATAAAGATGGAATCATTCTTTACTCGCTTGGAAATTTAATTTTTGGGAGCAGAAATCCCTACTTAACTCACAATATCATCGCAATACTTCATTTTGAAAATGAAAAACTTACGTTATGCGAAATTGTTCCGGTATTCGGAAAATTTCAGAATGAAGAAGAGCACATAGTACGACCTTTAGAAGAAAAAAAGGCAAATGAATTTTTACGTGAAATATCCATACTCTCCGAAAAAAGAAACACGAACATAGAAATCAAAAATGGAAGAGGATTTATCTATTTTCGAAAGGAATGATAGGTATGCTTTGCAATATAAAATAAAATAAACAGTAAACCGAAGGACAACATCCCAAGAGAAACTTCGATTAGTTTTAATTTTTGAATACCTATAAGAGAAAGAAAAAAAGTCGGGAAAAGAAAGAAAGCAGAAATTTTCAAAGATATTTCTTTTTCCGATACCCAAAAAAGATAACCGATTAAAGACGCTCCAAAAAATAAAGAAATCCATTTAGTTAAGCTATAGCCTTTTAAGTCTATTAAGTAAACCGCAACCAACTCTTCCGATCTAGCGTTCAATATTTGAGAAATTCTATAATTTTCAAGGCAGTCAAAAACCGCAGCAAGAAGAATCGAAAAGTAAAAAAATATTCTATAAAGATTGGACTCGTTCGCATAACGTATCGAAAGTTCAAAAAGCAAGCTAAAGAATACGACATACAATACGATATAAAACATATCCCAGACCAAGGAATCTTTAAACAACTCTATAGACTCTGTGTGCCTTTCGTCTTCAGGTCCTCCTAAGATATTGTGAATATGCTCTATTTTTGAAGACAACTCCAATGCGATTATAGTAGATTTTAAATTTGAATGATTTAAGTAAACAGGTGGTTTAGAAGTTTTGAAAGTCATAACTATAGAAACCAAAATAAGCAAGAGACCATTAAGAAAAAGCGAATGAATTATATTTTTTTCGTTAAGGTATTGAAAAATCTTCATCTCAAGTGCTCGTTTTCTTTTTCAATACTTCCGATGTACTTTTGTATTTTTCTTAATGCCTTTCCTTCTCCAATAAATTGAATTCCGACCCCATTAGGTTTATCGAACATTTTACCAAGGTTTCTCCATTCTACTTTTGCAAGAATAGAAATTTTCCCGAAATCAGTATCAAAGTGAATCGTTACGTCTTCTTTGTTAGAAAAATTTTCAGGCTCGGTTTCTATAAAAGCACCATGATTAGAAATATTAATCATCTTCCCTTCAAATTCTAATCCACTTTTTGAAAGAATTATTTTTTGATTTACAGTGTATCTTGGTGAATAATATTTTTTTAGAAATATATATAGATTTTTTCGCTTTGTCCAAGGCTCTTCACTAAAATCAAATCGAACAATTGCCCTATCCCCGGAAATTAAAACTACTTCGGAGATTTTAGAACAAAGCTCTACTTTTCCAAAACGAAATAAATCAAAAGTCAAGAAAAACACAAGGCTACTGTTTTTCTCAGGATAAAAATCGAGGTCATCTAAAAAAAATACAACTGTTGCACCACTCTTAGAAATTTCCTTAGTTTCCATCTGATACACTTTTCCAAGAAAATTCAGAGACACAGGAATTCTAGATTTAATTTTTCTTTCAAAAAACATGTATTCTTCTTTCCATAAAGCTAAAACCCATTTTATCTAATCTTCACAGTTTTGCATTGACTTTTTTCAATTCAAGTTTTTTATGGTCAAAGTTGTATAATATTAAACTTCTACCCTTATTATAATCGGCTAAAATGCTGATTTTTTAAAATAAGGGAATTACCCATTAGGAGACTCTATGAAAAATTATGAAGTAACTGCGGTTTTGAAGGAAGGCTCTTCAATCGTAGAAGAAACCAAAAATGCCATCAAAGATATTCTATCTCGGAATTCTGCTGAAATTTCTTCAGAGGAAGACTGGGGCTCTAAAAAAATCTGGCATAAAATCAACGGACAAGAAACAGGGTTCTTTGCTCACTGGAAATGTAAAGCAAATCCGGCAAAAGTAGCTCAAATCAAAGCAGAACTTCTTCTAAACGAGAATATTCTACGCTCCCTTGTAGTAACACAAAACTAAAATGGCAAACGACTTAAATCGAGTTGTGTTAATCGGTCGGTTGACTAGAGACCCCGAATTCAAAATTATCGGGCAAAGCTCAGTTGTAAATTTTTCTTTGGCTAACAATCGAATCTATGTATCCAATGGAGAAAAACGAGAAGAAACTCATTTTTTCGACTGCGAAGCCTGGGGAAAATTAGCCGATATACTCAAGCAATACGCAAAAAAAGGCAAGCAAGTTGCGATTGAGGGAAGACTAAAACAATCTACCTGGGACACTCCTGAAGGGAAAAAGGCAAGTAAGGTCAGAATCCATGTAGAGAATTGCCAGCTTTTGGGCGGGATTTCAGAATCATCTTCTGAAAAATCTACCAGTGTGCCTTACGATAATACCGATTCCTCGAACTACGTTCCGGATTATGCCGAAACGACAGACGACGATATGGTATTTTAATTAAAAACAGTAATATAGAATATTTAAGAGGGAATATGTCAGAGACAGAAATCAAAAACTCCGATAGCGGGGAAATAAAATCTGAAGAAAAATTTGAATCAGGAAAAGAAAGATACCATTACAGAAAAAATTCCGACGAAGACGATGATCTTCGCGGCAAGGATATGGATGGGAAAGGAAAAAAGAATCCAAAGTACAAAAGAAAGATTTGTAAATTTTGTGCAGACAAAACTCTGATTTCCGGGCTGGATTATAAGCGAGTAGATATCTTGGAAAGATTTATCACAAATCGAGGAAAGATACTTCCTCGAAGAATTACAGGAACTTGTGCAAAACATCAAAGACAATTAGTGCACGAAATAAAAAAAGCAAGAAGTATATGCTTACTACCGTTTAAAGTAATCTGAGGTTTTAGACATGAAAGTTATATTACAAAAAGATGTATCCAATCTTGGAGATGCAGGAGATATCAAAGAAGTATCTGATGGATACGCTCGAAATTTTCTGTTTCCAAAGAAATTTGCAATCCGAGCTGACGAAGGCAATACTAAAACTGCCATTCATCAGAAAAAAATGGCATTACTCAAGAAAGAGAAAAGAAAGAAGACAATGAGCGATCTTGCCTCTTCTATCAACGGAAAAGAATTTGAGTTAAAAGTAAAAGTAGGCGAAAAAGATAAGCTATTTGGCTCTGTTACTGCAAATGATATTTCTGTGATGCTGAAAAATTCTGGCTTTGATATTGATAAAAGAAAGATCGAACTTTCAGATCAAATCAAATCTTTAGGTGAATTTAGCGCGAAAATCAAACTTGCAGACGGAATAAATGCCTCTGTTAAAATCAAAGTAGACAAGGAAGTTTAAAAATATCTTTCTAAGATGAATCCTGAACCCCTTTATGAACTGGAAACTGAGAAGTCTTTCTTAGGCACCATCCTCATAAAGGGCTCTATTATTGACCCAAACATTGGACTTTCTCCAGACGACTTCTATCAAGAGTTTCATAAAAAAATCTTTTCAACTATCATTGGTCTCACTGATAAGAATGTCACAATCGATCCAATATCTGTAATTAATGATTTAAGAGAAAAAGCCGGGTTTAGAGACGAGCCAAAAGAATTAGAATATATTTATTCTCTTTACAGAGACACTGTAATTTCTCAACCTCTTAGCTATTTTATAAAAAGAATCAAAAATCTTTCCGATAGAAGAAAATATCTTTCTGTTCTAAGAGAATCTATTCAATTAATCAATTCTGATCCAACAGAAAACGAAAGTCTTTTTTCAAAAATTGAAAAAGACCTTGCAGTAGTTTCAAAAGCTGTTCAATCTCGCGGGCTGCGCAACATGGCTACCGACCAAAATGAATTATTGCAATATATTAAAACTCTATTTGAAAACAAGGGAGAATTATCAGGATTAAAAACCCACTACCCTGAGTTGGATGAATTGACTACCGGTTTAAAAAGCCATGAGCTTATGATTCTTGCGGCAAGACCGGGCAGAGGAAAAACTTCTCTCGCTTTAAACATAGCGGCTAACGTATCTCTAAAAGACGGAAAAGCAGTCGCTATGTTTTCAA containing:
- a CDS encoding virulence RhuM family protein, coding for MEQNIIIYNTDDGKAKVVLYAKDGSVWMSQNQLAELFATSVPNISMHISNILKEGELQANSVVKDYLTTASDGKQYKVTFYSLEMILAIGFRVRSKRGTQFRIWANQNLKEYMIKGFVMDDERLKNPDGRPDYFDELLERIREIRASEKRFYQKVRDLLSLSSDYDATDKATQMFFAETQNKLLFAVTHKTAAELIASRADASAPNMALTSWQGNKVRKQDIIIAKNYLKKDEIDTLNRLTIIFLETAELRVKERKDITLDFWRDNVNKILELNDKEVLKNVGSVSSKEMEKQVKLIYEEFDQKRKTFEAQQSDLDDLKNIEEKIKRKK
- a CDS encoding site-specific DNA-methyltransferase yields the protein MSKELFIKVGFTVMGTETDKLPQFNSLRELQDFIRANNLDDPETLENHSNPLIKKIIVQTLLTLPVDEKVNGYGLNFVGRNFARAKYAQKTEKELRLNRSLSVAETNTQNLVLKGDNLDSLKILKSHYTGKIKCIYIDPPYNTTSDEFVYPDKFDKEEAEVLGLANLSDDDFARMDFSFKTKKSHNGWLAFMYPRLLLARDLLSKDGVIFISIDDNEQANLKLLCDDVFGEENFVANLIWERAFSPKNDAKFISNSHDYVLMFAKSINDFDIGRLNRTDEANARYSNPDNDPRGVWMSSDISVKTYNAENDYPITTPSGRVIEPPAARCWSLSKNAFFERLQDNRIWFGADGNGVPRIKRFLAELKFDGMAPTSILAHKDVGHSQEGAKEVVSLFEDKASFDGPKPVRLLKRLLTLANTEDNSIILDFFAGSGTTGHAVMQLNAEDASTGSAPGNRKFILCQIDEPIKEDKPAYKFCIDNNLPPVISSITIERLKRAGKKIAKEIEEANNKNAGKLQFDNSDTERSRSADIGFKVFDSVEAPKLKVDETGQISIEIKESDALSRIYNMIFTVGLDEPTQVPEEVVKDCIYKIGNHYYITNSERITNDDFSDVINASIRSAGKVFIDGWTASLNGTLQNYKEDVKIVF
- a CDS encoding CapA family protein; its protein translation is MKILVGGDVMFNWGIQELKTRKGNNAPLIQLKEIFQEADFRAINLETPVIKKASSDESKSYVFYSKEEDLLSLKEIGVDLVFLGNNHSMDYGIKGLKETFEHLSKLNFLYAGAGKNLEEASTPITVKINEIPFQFISVSMVGESRLFAQKKRGGIAPWQKKFLQNKRKDTSTKIFSIHWGEEYRPAPYPSQVTLAHSLIDSGFKVVVGHHPHIPQAIEKYKDGIILYSLGNLIFGSRNPYLTHNIIAILHFENEKLTLCEIVPVFGKFQNEEEHIVRPLEEKKANEFLREISILSEKRNTNIEIKNGRGFIYFRKE
- a CDS encoding PilZ domain-containing protein, with product MFFERKIKSRIPVSLNFLGKVYQMETKEISKSGATVVFFLDDLDFYPEKNSSLVFFLTFDLFRFGKVELCSKISEVVLISGDRAIVRFDFSEEPWTKRKNLYIFLKKYYSPRYTVNQKIILSKSGLEFEGKMINISNHGAFIETEPENFSNKEDVTIHFDTDFGKISILAKVEWRNLGKMFDKPNGVGIQFIGEGKALRKIQKYIGSIEKENEHLR
- the rpsF gene encoding 30S ribosomal protein S6 is translated as MKNYEVTAVLKEGSSIVEETKNAIKDILSRNSAEISSEEDWGSKKIWHKINGQETGFFAHWKCKANPAKVAQIKAELLLNENILRSLVVTQN
- the ssb gene encoding single-stranded DNA-binding protein gives rise to the protein MANDLNRVVLIGRLTRDPEFKIIGQSSVVNFSLANNRIYVSNGEKREETHFFDCEAWGKLADILKQYAKKGKQVAIEGRLKQSTWDTPEGKKASKVRIHVENCQLLGGISESSSEKSTSVPYDNTDSSNYVPDYAETTDDDMVF
- a CDS encoding 30S ribosomal protein S18 — its product is MDGKGKKNPKYKRKICKFCADKTLISGLDYKRVDILERFITNRGKILPRRITGTCAKHQRQLVHEIKKARSICLLPFKVI
- a CDS encoding 50S ribosomal protein L9, coding for MKVILQKDVSNLGDAGDIKEVSDGYARNFLFPKKFAIRADEGNTKTAIHQKKMALLKKEKRKKTMSDLASSINGKEFELKVKVGEKDKLFGSVTANDISVMLKNSGFDIDKRKIELSDQIKSLGEFSAKIKLADGINASVKIKVDKEV
- the dnaB gene encoding replicative DNA helicase translates to MNPEPLYELETEKSFLGTILIKGSIIDPNIGLSPDDFYQEFHKKIFSTIIGLTDKNVTIDPISVINDLREKAGFRDEPKELEYIYSLYRDTVISQPLSYFIKRIKNLSDRRKYLSVLRESIQLINSDPTENESLFSKIEKDLAVVSKAVQSRGLRNMATDQNELLQYIKTLFENKGELSGLKTHYPELDELTTGLKSHELMILAARPGRGKTSLALNIAANVSLKDGKAVAMFSMEMSRLELQIKLICADARINSTHLRNGELHKSDQQKLKDSIVRICNAPIWIDDSGSLNLWEFRGRIRQLLTTQPLSLIIVDYLQLMNDPESKEGGRQQEVASISRNLKQMAKEANCPIIALSQMSRAIEQRSKDQRPQLSDLRESGAIEQDADIVAFIHREDMVRPPEEVKPEMVNKAEIIIAKNRSGRMKSFFLTFTPEYGKFDTFMA